The sequence below is a genomic window from Lolium perenne isolate Kyuss_39 chromosome 7, Kyuss_2.0, whole genome shotgun sequence.
CAACAATGAGCAACTGCCTGAGAAGACTTGGCAGTTTATGCCAACAACTGGAACACATCCGCATACCTGCTGTCACCAATGAAGTCAGTGGAGACCAAATCCTCCTCAACATAACCCATGATTCCCTTGAGGTTTCCCTCAGATGCAGCCCTGAAAAAACAATTAGCATAACCTTGTCAGTGGCGTTCTGGAAAAAGCAGCAGAATAATAGAAATTTCTGCAGAACAAACTCCTGTGATTGAGCATGGGATGCTCTAAGATTAGAACTGCACTTACTTGATGGCCTTCTTGATGTCCTCATATGATGCAGCCTTCTCAATTCTGACGGTGAGATCAACAACTGACACATCAACTGTGGGAACCCGGAATGACATACCGGTGAGCTTGCCATTCAACTCAGGAAGAACCTTGCCAACAGCCTGAAATTCATCAATATCATTAGTCAATGAGTTACCTTCAACAAAACAGCATGCTATCACAGAAATGAAAGTGGAAACAATTAAACACATCCATTTCCCTGGGAAGTTAGACAAACAGCTAACTGAACACCAGAACACAGCTGTGCACATGATATTTCAAGTTGAAGCATACTAAAATCTAAAATCTATTGAACTGGCCCACAGTGCTAAATTAAAATGAATGTGCACAATATTAACTATCAAACCCCAAGTTCCGCACTGTAACAAGGCAGGGGTCCACTTATCTAACACCGGATAAAGCACATAATGGAAGAACTTACTACTACATTAAGTACAAAACAGTCAATAGAGGTAAAAGAAGACAATGCATTCAAAACAATTTGCCTTTGAACAAATGTAGAGCACTATTCTTGGCATACCTTGGCAGCACCGGTGCTGCTGGGGATGATGTTGAAGCTTGCCGCCCTCCCACCTCTCCAGTCCTTGCTTGAGGGTCCGTCAACAGTCTTCTGGGTGGCTGAGAGAGATATAAGTAATGCCTGTGTCAACTACCTGATAATTTTAACAGACCAATAATTTACAAGACCATGGCCGTCAAAAAAATCTTACCAGTGATGGAATGAACAGTGGTCATCAGACCCTCAATAATACCAAAGTTGTCATTAATGATCTGGAGAATGAAATTAACCATTGTTAACAATTAATGAACCGTGATCCCAACATCAGTCATCAGTCCTGGAAATTAAGTGATATATGAAGAAGTAAATCATGCCTTAGCTAGGGGAGCGAGACAGTTAGTGGTGCAGCTAGCATTTGAGACAATGTTAACATCTGAAGTGTACTTGTCCTCATTGACACCAACAACAAACATAGGGGCATCTTTGCTTGGTGCAGAGATGACAACCTTCTTGGCACCACCCTGACATCGAAAGAACATCATAAGGCGTAATCACACATCCATTGTTGGAACAGCATTTCAAAAGCTAAGTTCATGTAAAACAGAGCACTTCCATAAAACTAGCATCGAGGGCATGGAACTGCTAAAACAGAGCACTCCATAAAACTATATTTTAGGACACTGAATAGACTATCATGAATACTGATACCAGTGCTTGCTAAGTTACTAGAGCATACATCAAAGTAATCTACTAGATAAATTTTGGGGCAGAAGAAACCACAGTCTCTACTTTGCCTTTGCCCTGCTTCTTTGAGTGTGTGTTCACTGACCAAGCTTATACACACTAAGAAATCACAACTAAAAGTTACAGAATACCACTTGTAACATAAATGTCAACAAGGTATTCTTCCTCAGTCTGGTATGCAATGGCCAAAAAGGACACATAGTCAAAAATAATAATATGCTAGTAGGAAGATGAAAACTGGAAGTTGAATTATACCTTCAAGTGAGCAGCAGCCTTGTCCTTGTCAGTGAAGACACCGGTGGACTCCACGACATAGTCGGCACCAGCCTCGGCCCATGGGATCTCCTCAGGGTTCCTAATGAATCACAGAGGTTCAAACATCAGTTCCACAGCTACAGGCAGACAAGCCTTGGCTCAACTGTTCTAAGAAGAAGCTGCAACATAGGACTACCTGACGCCGAAGACAGCAACTGCCTTCTCGCCGAAGAGGAGAGTCTTGTCGTTCTTGAGCTTGATGTCGCTGTGCTTCCAGTGGCCGTGCACGGAGTCGTACTTGAACATGTAGGTCTGCATATCACAGAATAAACGGTTAAGATTTAACAGGATAAGGCTAGGACCACAGCAGATCGCTCAACCTGCGAGCAGTCAATGATTTACTCAACGAACTGATAGAATAATTGTGGAACTAAGCAGACAAAACAACTCTGCATCTAAGACAGGTTAtcgtcaaagaggaagaaaaaacactGTGGAACTCGGGTGTCTTGGCATACTAGAGAAAATTAACAAAATCTTGGAAAAATACAAACAACTGAACTCCAATCGAACTACTGAACTCTTACCAAACCACAGACAATACTGAACCACTCAGGCTACTAAACCGTAACCATCATGTACTCAAACAGTAACCACCCACAACCGGCATGCATGTGCTAATTTAAACCGGCGGTAAAACTAAAACCGCTCTAATACCTTGTGGAACCGCCAGATCTACCTAGGGAACCGGGTGAAAACCGCGGATCGAGGGGCATACCATGTACTCAGTGGTGATGAAGGGGTCGTTGACGGCAACGAGCTCGACATCGTCGCTCTGGAGGGCGACCCTGGCGACGAGCCTTCCGATCCTTCCGAAACCTGAGCAAAATCAGCCACTCAAAATCACCACATATTCAACCAAACCTCACCCCGAGAGAAAACAACAACTGATAGGTAAATCGACTGAAACTTACCGTTGATTCCGATCTTAATCTTGCCTGCATGCGCCCCAAATCAAGCAAAAAACACGAAAACAAACACCGATCAGATCAGGAAGCAGAGCACAAACGCAGCAAAGCAATTAGAGGGATGGATTCGATGAGCGATTTACCCATGGCGAGTGGAACTCTGACGACGGCGCGATGGAGATGTTGGAGCAGGTTCGCTGGGGACGGGACGGGATGTGGAGAAGTGTCTGGAAAGCGGATGTGGAGAGGGTTTAAGCAGGGGCGGTTTATATAAAGGCAGCACGAGAGGAAAAGGCGAAATGGGGCTGCAAGAAAGGTAAACAAATCCAGAGAAATCCTTTGATTAAGCCCGATGTGCGCGGGTGACCTGTCCCTCCGTTGCCTTTTTCAAGATGCCACGTTTCTCACTGAACGGTGGGCCCGGAACCTGCGAGACCCACGTGTGTCATCGACGGTCGGGGGCGGTTGCACGTCGTGGCTGCCCGTGGTTTCTCGGACAAGAAAGAAGAGAAAAATGCGGAGCAAGGAAATATTCGCTGCGGTCCGCGCGCGTGGTTTCTTGCGCAAGGAAGAAGAAAGCATATTTTGCCTTGCAATAGTTATAAGAAAAACGATTTTGTTTGCCAATAATGCGGGTAAGAAATGCGTCGGCGAAAGTAGACTGGGGATTATTATATATTTAGGGCGGGAAATGCTCATTTGTTCTTGGTGTGATGCGCAGTAGCTAGCTTCTGTATGGTTGGTAGTACATGTGTGTGGTACAGGGTGACCAGTAGAAGGTGGCCCGAAAGGTTGGGCGGCCGCCGGCaacggcgacgaggcggcgaccctCTCGTGTTTGTCCGACGTGAACGAGATGGAATCCTACGGATCCTCTGTTTTGTGTGCCTAAGTGTGTGCTTGTGCTGGATTGATCTTTTGCCACTGCATTTTTGAACAAGGGTAGGGTGCTGAGCACCCTAATTGCATTACTCATAGCCATTGTACAGATACAAACATTGTTTCTGATGGTAGTAATCTGTTGATTGCTACTGATACAGGACAAGAAGATGATCTATGAGCAGGGGTTATTGCAAGAACATAAAGGCGAGACTCTGGCGAGAGTTTTTGCCTGTTGAGCACAGTTGTGAGCAAACATTGCTATTGATATGCATGATCcttggatgaagaagatgaagtTTTTCCTAAAATTGCACCGCCTGTCTTCTAATCTCCCACTGGACAGTTGGATTTGCGCCTCCTTTCACCTGAACCGCTTTTGCCACTGCATTTCAATTGCATGATCCCATCAAACTAATATACGGGGTACAAGTGATGTCTTACGGAACATATTTAGAACAACTCCACATGTGTTCTCCAAACCATCTTCAAAGGTTTTTGGGAACGTGTAGAACCGCGTCCAGCCGCGTACCTCATAAGTCTTTTATGATTTGGGGTGGTTGGGTGCCTCAAAAGTCTTTACGAGCCGGGGCGGTTCAATATTGTGTTCGGCATCCCGAGCCCATTAACACTCCGCAGGAGCGCCGAATGCAACGGCGTTGCGACATGGTGAGCGTTGGATCAACCGTGTCATCGACACATGGTGGCGACATGATTGTTCTCTTAGTCATTTACATCATCATCAACCTCTCGTCGAGGGTAGTAATGTTTGTGTCGGTTCCCTAGGCGGCCACATGGAGCCGTCCCTAGCACCGCCTCACGCCACACATTCTCGTTGCTCTTTATGTTGAACAACCGCACCGGAAGAGGCTTGACCACAAACACATTTGGGAGCCACATCTTAACCGTCTCTAGAGCGTGGGTCTTGTACGACGCATGTTACCCAGTTCTATTGGACATGCACCTGCTAAGCGGTGGCGGATGGCCGTTGGAATCCCACTGACGCCCAAGACGATGaagtagattagtttagcttacATGAATTTCATTCAAACCATGTAAAATATAATGATAATTTCAATTATCGTTTGAATTTAAGTTTTTTAAACAAATGTTTGGCGGACGCGGCTAGGACAAACGAGCATGCCCCAAATGCAGCACCACGCGACATTATCCCCATTCGGCCGATACGAAGCTTTTGTCGGACATCGGTTAGGAAATGtgattggagatgctcttatgaatTACTCCGCGCATAAGTGTACATCTATTATTCTAACGTTTGTCCAGGTCAAATCTATTAAAATTTTATCAACTTTATAGAAAAAAAAAGTTAACAAAAATTATGATATTGATTTAATTAATACCCTTGTATCCGTAGTTTCCCAATACTCCAATTTAACGTCATATTTGTTGCTACTCCCTCTAATCTGAATTAGTTCACGCAAATTTGTTGAATCTACATAGATTCTAGAGAATATTTTGCCTAAACATAGTCAATAAACTTGAATCGAAAGTTTGATCAAACTTGAAAACATTAGTTTTTGGTTTTGGCTAAAATTAGCATCACAGTCGGCAAGTTGTGGCAGAGATATCATCGGAGTGGCACTGCACGGGAAAGCAAAGGAGGACAGGGTGCCGCGTGCAGGATGGATCCGGACATCTGCCGCCACGGCGGGCGTCCCGTGGCGTCGTGGGGTCTCCGACCACGACCATCCGGACGTCTAGACGGACAAGATGGCCAGATATCCCCATTTCCTCGTGCAGATAATTACGAGGCTACCACCAGACGAATATACTCCACATATATGCCGCGCGCCTTCCAGATGCTTCTCCAACTAACTTTGCTGATAGCAGCCTGCTCTCGTCAGCTCGCACCCTCGACCGCAACATGCGGGGTTAGAGCATTTCCGGTCGCGTTCTCCAAAGCGTACTCTAAACCGCGTCGGATTGAACGTTTGGTGACGTGTTttattcgtgccgcctttgggggacgtcgctccccagccgcgtcccccaaacgcctcccccaaacatttaaaatattttttttggttttttttatttcaatttccacaaactaatacataatttggaacgtggtttacacgaaaacacagtttggaacgtggttttccacaaactaatacatagtttgaaccgtcgtggacacaaatataaaattttgcaaagaaactaaacctaactaggccgtgcatcgaaggtttcctgtgttcgctgctaagaaagaacactcgagggcacacccaatcacctaaactggaaaatcccgcgggaggatggtgcccttgttggttctaccgatgaggcgaacaggcagaaacctccgtgcacgtgttcgctgcgaagaaagaacactcagtcgtcctcctcgtcggtgttgtcgccgtggtagtcccggcggcaccgcgtctcgtcaaagaccttgacgctcatgtccctgtcgccgaagtaggagaacgggaggatgaagccggcttggaggctgtggtgccgcgcgaacttctcccagccgatgttaaGGTACAtcatgccgcgcgcgtcgtagatcacgtcgacgatccaccggtagtagctgcacgcagcctcccgcagatgcatcgtgcgcgggcgatcgtcgccggcgacgtagtcggcgaaggagtccggcagcctctggatgccgcgcgggtcgcccttgaggacgaggacgaactcgaaccgcacgtccggctccacgtccatctccgacgatgatgaagccggcggcgtggaaggcgacggtgagcgttcagctctgccgcggccacgaccacgaccacggccgcgaggtcggcctccgcctctaccggacatagcgtcgagtcttgttgagatggtggcggctagggtttgggagagaggcgctagggtttgtgtgtgagagggacgatgagaggcggcccttttataggccggagggaggcggggagcggtggcgcgcattaacgccggcacgcagagctaggcgcgacgggacgcgtcggcTGCGTCGCCTGCGGAACCGCACCGTCGGCTAACGTCGCTACGGAACCGCACCGTCGGCTAACGTCGGCTGCGGAACCcaccgtcgctgcgtcgctgcgggaactgcaccgccaataactttcctcgcgaggtaggcgatggttaggttaaaaatttattgtgccgctgacgagtcggccccgccactccccgtctcgcttttcgttgtgtccggcgtccccggtgcgtcccctgtgggacggggacgggctcggggcgccggacaccgtatgggggcgcgccggacaaaaatgggctttgggggacgcggctggaacggtttttttgtccggcgcgccccaaatccctttgggggacgctttgggggacgcggctggagatgctcttagagcatctctaacagagcccgtaaaaggTCCAAAACCGAATAATAACCGCGAGTTTACGGGTTCGCGCCGAAAAATGGTGTCGATCAGCGACCGTAAACGGGCCAAAACTAAAAATATTTTTTCGGGCTGCGTTCGGTTCGTTCCGTCAgcctgtatttgtaggggccGAAGGAGTGAACCGAATGCAGCCCGAACACAATCCCTACTTTGCGCGCGAGGGAACATTCAGCTCCTCccaaccgccaccgccgccgccgatctgtGCGCCCTCACCTTCTTCTGCGCCGCCACCGTCCGATTTGTCCCCGATAAGTCTCGAATCGAGCCCGTCGGCCACCGTAGCTACCCCGCTGGCCGCCGTTGCTACCGCGCAGGCGCCTCCACCCTCTCCCGTGGTCGCCGCAGCATCCGCCGCTCCATCAACCACCCCGGCGACCACTCCCAGCCCTGTGACCCCCGCGGAAGTTGCTTCGAGGGTGTCGTCGACGACAGGGGTGAagcggcgtgatacgtctccgac
It includes:
- the LOC127314374 gene encoding glyceraldehyde-3-phosphate dehydrogenase 1, cytosolic, producing the protein MGKIKIGINGFGRIGRLVARVALQSDDVELVAVNDPFITTEYMTYMFKYDSVHGHWKHSDIKLKNDKTLLFGEKAVAVFGVRNPEEIPWAEAGADYVVESTGVFTDKDKAAAHLKGGAKKVVISAPSKDAPMFVVGVNEDKYTSDVNIVSNASCTTNCLAPLAKIINDNFGIIEGLMTTVHSITATQKTVDGPSSKDWRGGRAASFNIIPSSTGAAKAVGKVLPELNGKLTGMSFRVPTVDVSVVDLTVRIEKAASYEDIKKAIKAASEGNLKGIMGYVEEDLVSTDFIGDSRSSIFDAKAGIALNDNFVKVVSWYDNEWGYSNRVVDLIRHMAKTQ